A genomic window from Melanotaenia boesemani isolate fMelBoe1 chromosome 15, fMelBoe1.pri, whole genome shotgun sequence includes:
- the bhlha9 gene encoding class A basic helix-loop-helix protein 9, producing MSCSSVAGSEFSEEELELGVLEQGEDEESPKPSFQDSESLSSSPGDPEEGQTKKRNRPVRSKARRMAANVRERKRIMDYNQAFNALRVALNHDLSGKRLSKIATLQRAINRISALSVFLSSNPPSKPCTHRECHRSSVVPAAMGASRLEQTRVAVPRLEHQSYVPWHASMSQQMQQGPHVHRLSTDAHAYMDNTISSCPPSPHYPCYPTEGQLYASHGHGHCSSPHDHPPSPVRYPQVGEGMWASCAQGYMDSFVEPSPTFGLPWQVSYLQEPEHSLPLCSDIL from the coding sequence atgagctgcagcagtgTCGCAGGTTCAGAATTTTCTGAGGAAGAGCTGGAGCTCGGCGTGCTCGAACAAGGTGAAGACGAAGAAAGTCCCAAGCCATCTTTCCAAGACAGCGAGAGTTTATCCAGCAGCCCCGGTGACCCAGAGGAAGGCCAGACCAAGAAGCGCAACCGACCTGTTCGCTCCAAAGCTCGAAGAATGGCTGCTAATGTCCGCGAGAGAAAGCGCATAATGGACTACAACCAAGCCTTCAATGCTCTCCGTGTTGCTCTAAATCATGACCTCAGTGGGAAACGCTTGTCTAAGATTGCTACACTTCAGAGAGCCATCAATCGTATCTCTGCTCTCTCTGTATTCCTGAGCTCTAATCCCCCCAGCAAGCCCTGCACCCACCGGGAATGTCATAGGTCATCTGTGGTGCCTGCAGCGATGGGAGCATCTCGCCTTGAGCAGACCAGGGTCGCTGTTCCCCGTCTGGAACATCAGAGCTACGTCCCCTGGCATGCATCCATGTCTCAACAGATGCAACAAGGGCCTCACGTGCACCGGTTGTCCACAGATGCACACGCCTACATGGATAACACCATATCATCATGTCCCCCATCACCGCACTACCCTTGTTACCCCACCGAGGGACAGCTTTACGCCTCACACGGACATGGACACTGCAGCAGTCCCCACGATCACCCGCCCAGTCCAGTGCGATACCCTCAGGTGGGCGAGGGCATGTGGGCCTCCTGTGCTCAGGGATACATGGACTCTTTTGTGGAGCCATCGCCCACTTTTGGGCTTCCATGGCAGGTGAGCTACCTGCAGGAGCCAGAGCACAGCCTCCCTCTCTGCTCTGACATACTGTAA